From the genome of Flavobacterium ovatum, one region includes:
- a CDS encoding DNA methyltransferase: MNIAQIEQNLQDLIKNYSKDTFIFDFMLAYGLPKASITRLQKGNLNLSKVPGEISWKKKLLFKPVINEDLHTTITLCKEQAKQEQRFIIVTDFITLLAVDTKTTDTLDIPFLDLPTHFDFFLPWAGMEKATHQNENPADVKAAEKMAKLFDEIKKDNPDTSADFIHGLNVFLSRLLFCFFAEDTNIFKPGIFTDSITSHTQVDGSDLSDYLDKLFEVLNTPDRNRKDLPAYLQAFPYVNGGLFEKFYKTPNFTRRSRQAIIDAGELVWSAINPDIFGSMFQAVITPDHRGSLGAHYTSVPNIMKVMEPLFLNDLNEEFENGKFEPKKLNKLLERLSKLKIFDPACGSGNFLIIAYKELRLLEIKILKQLQELQQAATGFEDYQATLDLIPKAQQTLAAQYQHSLFSRIELAQFFGIEIDDFAHEIAILSLWLAQHQMNQKFKAVFGASNPTLPLQAGGNIAHGNAARLDWDVVCPKKEGDEIYILGNPPYLGYSLQSTVQKDDMAYVFIGLNNYKKLDFIACWFYLGAKYILNFNAEFAFVSTNSICQGEQVALIWPSIFCKDLEISFAHGSFKWNNNAKANAGVTVVIVGVRNSSKTEKYLFNDNKKYLVNNINAYLANAQNIIIEKRQRPISSFPTMMKGSQPTDGGNLILSTSEKETLLQKHPQSHLFIKKLTGSEEFINNSERWCLWITSDMANDAIEIEEIKNRIEKVYEMRSNSTKAATRESAKTSFAFGEIRFSPTNSIIIPSHSSEIREFIPLGFLNESTIITNSAFAIYNAETFLFSILNSSMHIRWVRAVCGSLETRIRYSNTLCYNTFPFPKISKSQKEELTASVFRILEERENHSEKTLAQLYDPDKMPEGLREAHRLNDLAVERCYRSKPFESDEERLEYLFKLYEKMIAEEKAKDTLFQEEKKAKKTKKIK, translated from the coding sequence ATGAACATAGCCCAAATAGAACAAAATCTTCAAGATCTAATTAAAAATTATAGCAAAGACACATTCATTTTTGATTTCATGTTGGCTTATGGATTGCCAAAAGCATCCATAACGCGATTACAAAAAGGAAACTTAAATCTTTCAAAAGTACCAGGAGAAATCTCTTGGAAAAAGAAGCTGTTGTTCAAACCCGTAATAAATGAAGATTTACATACAACCATTACACTTTGTAAGGAACAGGCAAAGCAAGAACAGCGTTTTATAATCGTAACTGACTTTATTACGCTGTTGGCGGTGGACACAAAAACCACCGATACGTTGGACATTCCTTTTTTGGATTTACCCACGCACTTTGATTTCTTTTTGCCTTGGGCTGGTATGGAAAAAGCTACCCACCAAAACGAAAACCCTGCCGATGTAAAAGCTGCCGAAAAAATGGCTAAGCTTTTTGACGAAATCAAAAAAGACAATCCAGATACATCTGCCGACTTTATTCACGGTCTAAATGTGTTCCTTTCACGGTTGCTGTTTTGCTTTTTTGCCGAAGACACTAATATTTTTAAACCAGGTATTTTTACCGATTCAATCACCTCACATACACAAGTAGATGGTAGTGATTTGAGCGATTATCTAGACAAACTTTTTGAGGTTTTAAATACACCCGATAGAAACCGAAAAGACTTGCCTGCTTACCTACAAGCATTTCCTTATGTAAACGGTGGATTATTCGAGAAATTTTATAAAACCCCAAATTTTACCCGTCGTTCGCGTCAAGCCATTATTGATGCGGGGGAGTTGGTATGGTCAGCTATCAATCCTGATATTTTTGGTTCTATGTTTCAGGCGGTGATTACCCCAGACCATCGAGGCAGTTTAGGTGCGCATTATACCAGTGTGCCAAATATTATGAAAGTAATGGAACCCTTGTTCTTGAACGACCTGAACGAAGAGTTTGAAAACGGAAAATTTGAACCCAAAAAACTCAACAAATTACTAGAGCGATTAAGCAAACTAAAAATATTTGACCCCGCCTGTGGGAGTGGTAACTTCTTGATTATTGCCTACAAAGAATTGCGATTGCTCGAAATAAAAATCCTGAAACAATTACAGGAACTACAGCAAGCCGCCACTGGTTTTGAAGACTACCAAGCCACCCTTGATCTAATACCTAAAGCACAACAAACCCTTGCGGCACAATACCAACATTCTTTATTCTCTCGTATCGAATTAGCTCAATTCTTTGGTATCGAAATAGATGATTTTGCTCACGAAATAGCAATTCTTTCCCTTTGGTTGGCTCAACACCAAATGAACCAAAAATTCAAAGCTGTTTTTGGTGCAAGCAACCCAACTTTACCACTACAAGCAGGCGGTAATATTGCGCACGGCAATGCTGCTAGACTAGATTGGGATGTAGTTTGCCCTAAGAAGGAAGGTGATGAGATTTATATCTTGGGAAATCCGCCGTATTTGGGTTATTCTTTGCAATCGACAGTACAAAAGGACGATATGGCTTATGTTTTTATAGGATTGAATAACTATAAAAAACTTGATTTTATTGCTTGTTGGTTTTATTTAGGAGCAAAATATATATTGAATTTTAACGCCGAATTTGCTTTTGTATCTACTAATTCAATTTGTCAAGGAGAGCAAGTAGCTTTAATATGGCCTTCTATTTTTTGTAAAGATTTAGAGATAAGTTTTGCTCATGGTTCCTTTAAATGGAATAATAATGCTAAAGCAAATGCTGGAGTTACAGTTGTTATAGTTGGTGTTAGGAATAGTTCTAAAACAGAAAAATATTTATTTAATGATAATAAAAAATATTTAGTAAATAATATTAATGCTTATTTAGCAAATGCTCAAAATATTATTATAGAGAAAAGACAAAGACCTATATCTTCCTTTCCAACTATGATGAAAGGCAGTCAACCAACGGACGGAGGTAATTTAATATTGTCTACATCTGAAAAAGAAACTTTACTACAAAAACATCCTCAAAGCCATTTGTTCATTAAAAAACTAACTGGTTCTGAAGAATTTATAAACAACTCTGAAAGATGGTGTTTATGGATTACTTCTGATATGGCTAATGATGCAATTGAGATTGAAGAGATTAAAAATCGTATTGAAAAAGTATACGAAATGCGTAGCAATAGTACAAAGGCAGCAACGCGTGAAAGTGCAAAAACATCATTTGCTTTTGGTGAGATTCGTTTCTCTCCCACAAATTCTATTATTATACCATCGCATTCATCTGAAATCAGAGAGTTTATTCCACTAGGGTTTTTAAATGAATCAACGATTATAACTAATTCTGCTTTTGCAATTTATAATGCTGAAACTTTTTTGTTTTCAATCCTTAATTCATCGATGCACATAAGGTGGGTTCGTGCTGTTTGCGGAAGCTTAGAAACTCGTATTCGCTATTCAAACACTTTATGCTACAACACTTTCCCATTCCCAAAAATCTCCAAATCTCAAAAAGAAGAATTAACAGCTAGTGTTTTTAGGATATTAGAAGAAAGAGAAAACCATTCGGAGAAAACGCTGGCACAATTATATGATCCTGACAAAATGCCAGAGGGTTTACGAGAAGCACACAGATTAAACGATTTAGCGGTAGAACGCTGTTATAGAAGCAAACCTTTTGAGAGTGACGAAGAGCGTTTGGAATATCTTTTTAAACTCTATGAAAAAATGATAGCCGAAGAAAAAGCAAAAGACACCTTATTTCAGGAAGAGAAGAAAGCAAAGAAAACTAAAAAGATAAAATAA
- a CDS encoding DEAD/DEAH box helicase — MPNIVDVTYNQTGKSTSTNTMGMREMQSRAFESRDANYLLLKAPPASGKSRALMFLALDKIINQGIKKVIVAVPERSIGSSFSKTDLKKDGFFANWEPNDVYNLCTPGDEGSKSKVEAFHKFMDSNEKILICTHATLRFACDTLDETKFNDTVLAIDEFHHVSADVNNRLGELLKVIMNKSTAHIIAMTGSYFRGDSVPILTPENEAKFTKVTYNYYEQLNGYNYLKSLGIGYHFYSGKYTSAILEILDTDKKTIIHIPNVNSGESTKDKHNEVDFIIDAIGKVIKQDAETGVIFVERHSDGKVLKIADLVEDNGRERDKIVNYLRSVKSVDDMDLIIALGMAKEGFDWPFCEHALTIGYRGSLTEIIQIIGRCTRDSNNKTHAQFTNLIAQPEAIQDDVRIATNNMLKAITASLLMEQVLAPNFKFKTKLDNDDDDIKPGEIKIRGFKEPSSKRVKDIVESDLNDLKASILQDDSMLKAMPGNIDPEVINKVLIPKIIRVKYPELSDEEIEEIRQYVVVDSVIKSGEIKEVGDQRFIRMTDKFINIDDIHIDLIDKVNPFQKAFEILSKSVTTKVLKVIQDTIEATRIKMDFEEAKILWPKIVEFKKLHDKEPSLNSNNPLEKRMAECIIYLKEEKRKRLANG, encoded by the coding sequence ATGCCAAATATAGTAGATGTTACCTACAACCAAACAGGAAAAAGCACCAGTACAAATACAATGGGGATGCGCGAAATGCAATCTCGTGCTTTTGAATCTCGTGACGCTAATTATTTATTATTAAAAGCGCCTCCTGCATCGGGTAAATCGCGTGCATTGATGTTTTTAGCTTTAGATAAAATAATCAATCAAGGAATTAAAAAAGTAATCGTTGCTGTTCCTGAGCGCTCTATTGGTAGTTCGTTTTCTAAAACAGATTTAAAAAAGGATGGTTTTTTTGCTAATTGGGAACCTAATGATGTTTACAATCTTTGTACTCCAGGTGATGAAGGCAGTAAAAGTAAAGTAGAAGCTTTTCATAAATTTATGGATAGTAACGAAAAGATTTTGATTTGTACACACGCCACACTACGCTTTGCTTGTGATACATTGGATGAAACTAAATTCAATGATACGGTATTAGCAATTGATGAATTTCATCACGTTTCTGCTGATGTAAACAACAGATTAGGTGAGCTATTAAAAGTAATAATGAACAAGTCAACAGCGCATATTATTGCTATGACAGGTTCTTATTTCAGAGGGGATAGCGTACCTATTTTAACGCCAGAGAACGAAGCTAAATTCACTAAGGTAACTTATAACTATTATGAGCAGTTAAACGGATATAACTACTTAAAATCACTAGGAATAGGCTATCATTTCTATTCGGGTAAATACACTTCGGCCATACTCGAAATACTTGATACTGATAAAAAGACAATCATTCATATTCCAAATGTAAATTCTGGCGAATCTACAAAAGACAAACACAATGAAGTCGATTTTATTATTGATGCTATTGGTAAAGTAATCAAACAAGATGCTGAAACAGGAGTGATTTTTGTCGAAAGACATTCAGATGGTAAAGTATTAAAAATAGCTGATTTAGTAGAAGACAATGGTAGAGAACGAGATAAAATTGTAAATTATCTGCGTAGTGTTAAATCAGTTGATGATATGGATTTAATCATTGCATTAGGAATGGCAAAAGAAGGTTTTGACTGGCCTTTTTGCGAACACGCCTTAACCATTGGTTACAGAGGTTCACTAACAGAGATTATTCAAATTATTGGTCGTTGCACACGTGATAGTAATAATAAAACACATGCACAGTTTACCAATTTAATAGCGCAGCCCGAAGCCATTCAAGACGATGTTAGAATTGCCACTAATAACATGTTGAAAGCAATTACAGCATCTTTATTAATGGAACAAGTGTTAGCTCCTAATTTTAAATTCAAAACAAAATTAGACAATGATGACGATGATATTAAACCAGGAGAAATAAAAATTAGAGGTTTTAAAGAGCCAAGTTCTAAAAGAGTTAAAGATATTGTAGAATCAGATTTGAATGATTTAAAAGCAAGTATTCTACAAGACGATTCCATGTTAAAAGCAATGCCTGGTAACATTGATCCCGAAGTAATTAACAAAGTCCTAATTCCTAAAATCATTAGAGTTAAATATCCTGAATTATCAGATGAAGAAATTGAGGAAATCCGTCAATATGTAGTGGTTGATTCTGTAATTAAAAGTGGTGAGATAAAAGAAGTAGGAGACCAACGATTTATTCGCATGACGGACAAATTCATTAACATTGACGATATTCATATTGATTTGATAGATAAAGTAAATCCTTTCCAAAAAGCATTTGAGATTTTATCAAAATCAGTAACAACCAAAGTACTAAAAGTAATTCAAGATACAATTGAAGCCACACGAATCAAAATGGACTTCGAGGAAGCTAAAATATTATGGCCCAAAATTGTTGAGTTTAAAAAATTGCATGATAAAGAACCAAGCTTAAATTCAAATAATCCATTGGAAAAAAGAATGGCAGAATGTATTATTTATTTGAAAGAAGAAAAAAGAAAACGTTTAGCAAATGGATAA
- a CDS encoding GIY-YIG nuclease family protein: MDKNSVLDDIFNNDEFDILNVKPKSSGVKNTDERLIASFNEVNEFVEKYNREPQPNLSNISEYQLYTRLKGIRENPEKKEQLKEIDTNNILEFEVKEINSIDDIFNDDTFDLLEDDTDLFDFKHTPKPEKREATDFVARRKPCKNFDKYEHLFKEIQKDLANGNRKLVDFKMGNLREGAYYVHNGVLFLLEEITISNKEHYREDGTRVREDGRTRCIFENGTVSNMLKRSVEKILYANGQVVSENIDKVNQSFIEKFSNITEEDEEAGFIYVLSSKSKDEKIAAIENLYKIGYSKVDVLERIKNAEKEPTYLMAKVKIEDAWKCYNMNPQKLEQLLHNFFGSSCLNIDVFDENKKRYTPREWFIAPIDVIEQAIQLIINGEIVKYRYDVDNKIIGNR, from the coding sequence ATGGATAAGAATTCAGTACTTGACGATATATTCAATAATGATGAGTTTGATATCCTAAATGTCAAACCAAAATCATCTGGCGTAAAAAATACAGACGAAAGGTTAATAGCATCTTTCAATGAGGTAAATGAGTTTGTAGAAAAATACAATAGAGAACCACAACCCAATCTTAGCAATATATCAGAATATCAATTATACACTAGATTAAAAGGAATAAGAGAAAATCCTGAGAAAAAAGAACAGTTAAAAGAGATTGACACGAATAACATACTTGAATTTGAGGTAAAAGAAATCAATTCAATAGACGATATTTTTAATGATGATACATTTGATTTATTAGAAGATGATACCGATTTGTTTGATTTTAAACATACACCAAAACCCGAAAAGAGAGAAGCAACAGATTTTGTTGCAAGAAGAAAGCCTTGTAAAAACTTTGATAAATATGAGCATTTATTCAAAGAAATTCAAAAAGATTTAGCCAATGGCAACAGAAAGTTAGTTGATTTTAAAATGGGTAATTTACGTGAAGGAGCTTATTATGTTCATAACGGAGTATTATTTCTATTAGAAGAAATCACAATTTCAAATAAAGAGCATTATCGTGAAGATGGAACAAGAGTTCGAGAAGATGGTAGAACAAGATGTATTTTTGAGAATGGCACAGTTTCTAATATGCTTAAAAGGTCTGTAGAAAAAATATTATATGCTAATGGTCAAGTAGTTTCAGAAAATATAGACAAAGTAAACCAAAGCTTTATTGAAAAATTTAGCAATATTACTGAAGAAGATGAAGAAGCAGGATTTATTTATGTATTAAGTTCAAAAAGCAAAGATGAAAAAATAGCAGCAATAGAAAACCTTTATAAAATTGGATATTCAAAAGTTGACGTATTAGAAAGAATAAAAAATGCTGAAAAAGAACCAACATACTTAATGGCAAAAGTCAAAATAGAAGATGCTTGGAAATGCTATAATATGAATCCACAAAAATTAGAACAATTGCTTCATAATTTTTTTGGGAGTTCCTGTTTAAATATTGATGTTTTCGATGAAAATAAAAAGCGATACACACCTAGAGAATGGTTCATTGCACCAATTGATGTTATTGAACAAGCAATTCAGTTAATTATAAATGGGGAGATTGTTAAGTATAGATACGATGTTGATAATAAAATAATAGGAAATAGATAA
- a CDS encoding HipA family kinase → MIDKIQIVRAVKILSCKGTNSIPLEVLCDDNEVYIIKTMFKKHPPIEDLINEILCNYFLQCWDIPVPEQALVLFDDIIIEQYLLLENNVINKKYTDFKFENHYFYGSKFLPYATEIELYNLTLKNKHDYNKYQNPIDLIKIGVFDKWIANRDRRSDNSNILIDNSDGKFKFIPIDNVQSFANQTNYKTLKLAIMDTVNNKSILNSPITKSIRSFANSNKYSNLAKEITENIEKSIDLIEPIFDNIPSELGLSRQGKDKIKEILSDKPRNNIISSSYLNYSK, encoded by the coding sequence TTGATAGATAAAATCCAAATAGTAAGAGCAGTAAAAATTTTAAGTTGTAAGGGAACTAATAGTATTCCCTTGGAGGTACTATGTGATGACAATGAAGTTTACATTATTAAAACAATGTTTAAAAAACATCCTCCTATTGAAGATTTAATTAACGAAATACTATGTAATTATTTTTTACAATGTTGGGATATTCCTGTTCCGGAACAAGCTTTAGTACTCTTTGATGATATAATAATAGAGCAGTATTTATTACTTGAAAATAATGTAATTAATAAAAAATACACAGATTTCAAATTTGAGAATCATTATTTCTATGGCTCTAAATTTTTACCATATGCAACAGAAATTGAATTATATAACTTAACTCTAAAGAACAAACACGATTACAATAAATATCAAAATCCAATTGATTTAATTAAAATAGGAGTGTTTGATAAGTGGATTGCAAATAGGGATAGACGTTCAGATAATTCAAACATATTAATTGATAATTCTGATGGTAAATTCAAATTTATTCCAATAGATAATGTACAATCATTTGCTAATCAAACAAATTATAAAACTTTAAAATTAGCAATAATGGATACCGTTAATAATAAATCAATTTTAAATTCTCCAATTACAAAAAGTATACGTAGTTTTGCAAACTCAAATAAATACAGTAATTTAGCTAAAGAAATTACTGAAAACATTGAGAAATCAATTGATTTGATTGAGCCTATTTTTGACAATATTCCCTCTGAATTGGGGTTAAGTAGACAAGGGAAAGATAAGATTAAAGAGATTTTGTCAGATAAACCAAGAAACAATATTATTTCAAGTAGTTATTTAAATTATTCAAAATGA
- a CDS encoding thermonuclease family protein → MTRKIILKIKRFVDGDGLIAEDFHSKKEFEIRLYGIDAPEMNYCSKIKKDEKELHIPAALLIKLGYKSFEFFKSNMQIGEICTLVQEENNLFDKYGRTLGYLILSNGNVMNEIMIREGYAKPYSNVFCKKLPMYKEWSLKAKTDKKGLFAIVDSF, encoded by the coding sequence ATGACAAGAAAAATTATTCTGAAAATCAAAAGGTTTGTAGATGGTGATGGACTAATTGCGGAAGATTTCCATTCCAAAAAAGAGTTTGAAATACGCTTATATGGTATTGATGCACCTGAAATGAATTATTGTAGCAAGATTAAAAAGGACGAAAAAGAATTACATATCCCTGCAGCATTATTAATTAAGCTAGGTTATAAATCATTTGAGTTTTTTAAATCTAATATGCAAATAGGGGAGATTTGTACTTTAGTCCAGGAGGAAAATAATCTCTTTGACAAATACGGAAGAACACTTGGTTATTTAATTCTGAGCAATGGTAACGTAATGAATGAAATAATGATAAGAGAAGGCTATGCAAAGCCGTATAGCAACGTATTTTGTAAAAAGCTTCCAATGTATAAGGAATGGAGTTTGAAGGCTAAAACAGACAAAAAAGGATTATTTGCTATTGTGGATAGCTTTTAA
- the ribB gene encoding 3,4-dihydroxy-2-butanone-4-phosphate synthase has protein sequence MVSSKIKLNTIEEAIEDIRQGKVIIVVDDEDRENEGDFLAAAEKVTPEMINFMATHGRGLICTPLTESRCKELGLHAMVTNNTDPMETAFTVSVDLKGNGVTTGISAADRAKTVLSLVDPNTKPHDLARPGHIFPLIAKQGGVLRRTGHTEAAIDFARLAGFHSAGVIVEIMNEDGSMARLPQLVKVAKKFDLKIVSIEDLVAYRMQHDSLIHKKEDFDIETRFGTFRLRAYQQTTNKQIHIALTKGTWNLGESILTRIHSSQVNNDLLGTLTNNVDQQLDDMFKVINEHGKGAFIFINQDMQAVNLLSRLTELKALQESGEMKAPKIVIDSKDFGIGAQILHDIDISKIRLVSNSVQGKRVGMIGYGLEITEYVTY, from the coding sequence ATGGTTTCAAGTAAAATAAAACTTAACACAATTGAAGAAGCAATTGAAGATATTCGCCAAGGAAAAGTAATCATCGTAGTTGATGATGAAGACAGAGAAAACGAGGGTGATTTCTTGGCTGCAGCCGAAAAAGTAACACCAGAGATGATCAACTTCATGGCTACTCACGGTCGAGGATTAATTTGTACACCTTTAACAGAAAGTCGTTGTAAAGAATTAGGCCTTCATGCTATGGTAACTAACAATACCGACCCAATGGAAACTGCTTTTACAGTTTCAGTTGATCTAAAAGGAAATGGAGTTACAACTGGTATTTCTGCAGCTGATAGAGCTAAAACTGTTTTGTCACTTGTTGACCCAAATACAAAACCACATGATCTAGCCAGACCCGGGCATATATTCCCGCTTATTGCCAAGCAAGGTGGTGTATTAAGAAGAACTGGACATACTGAAGCCGCAATTGATTTTGCTCGTTTAGCTGGATTCCATTCTGCAGGAGTTATTGTTGAAATCATGAATGAAGATGGAAGCATGGCTCGCCTACCCCAACTCGTTAAAGTAGCTAAAAAATTCGATTTAAAGATTGTTTCAATTGAAGATCTAGTAGCTTACAGAATGCAACACGATAGTTTAATTCATAAAAAAGAAGATTTTGATATTGAAACCCGTTTTGGAACATTCCGCCTAAGAGCGTACCAACAAACTACGAATAAACAAATTCACATTGCACTCACCAAAGGAACATGGAATCTAGGAGAGTCAATATTGACAAGAATACACTCCTCACAAGTAAATAATGATTTGTTAGGAACATTAACCAATAATGTAGACCAACAACTTGATGACATGTTTAAAGTCATTAACGAGCATGGTAAAGGCGCTTTTATCTTTATCAATCAAGATATGCAAGCTGTTAATTTGTTAAGTCGCCTGACAGAACTAAAAGCATTACAAGAATCAGGAGAAATGAAAGCACCAAAAATTGTGATCGATAGCAAAGATTTTGGTATTGGCGCACAAATTTTACATGATATTGATATTTCAAAAATACGTTTAGTATCCAATTCGGTACAAGGAAAGCGTGTGGGAATGATTGGTTATGGTCTAGAAATTACAGAATACGTAACCTATTAA
- a CDS encoding LptF/LptG family permease → MKILDRYLLKTFSITFTTVFVILFFIFILQTIWLFIAELAGKDLDAPMIFKFLMFSMPRIIPLVLPLSILLASIMTFGNLAENYEFAAMKSAGISLQRAIIPLTIFITVLSIVAFLFANNVIPYAEYKFINFRKNIAQVKPALAITEGQFSDVGIYNIKVNKKSGDNGNSLTGITIHKKSTMGDGSKTVIKAKDGELISSEKSSILKLVLNNGNYYEDIVPKKYEDRNKLPFAKSAFKKYTINIDLSQLNKVEVNEEQVSNTNTMLTVSELNYTLDSLHKNLDTEITSFSENINLQTGITAISNSNKIVADSLKKFKAMPKNILSLFKNEEKLNILKTAASNILSTSYNIDASKANLENKQKMINEHYLALYDKFVIAFACFLMFFIGAPLGAIIRKGGLGLPIVFAVFIFITFHFINTFGKRISQEDGLSPFLGAWMSSFILTPVAVFLTYRATNDIGLINMDVITSPIQKLIKKLFQKQI, encoded by the coding sequence GTGAAAATACTTGACAGATACTTATTAAAAACATTTTCGATCACATTTACCACGGTATTTGTAATCCTATTTTTCATATTCATACTCCAAACCATTTGGTTGTTTATTGCAGAATTAGCTGGAAAAGATTTAGATGCTCCAATGATTTTTAAATTCTTGATGTTTTCCATGCCAAGGATCATTCCATTGGTACTCCCCTTATCTATATTATTAGCATCGATCATGACTTTTGGTAATCTAGCTGAAAACTATGAATTTGCCGCAATGAAATCAGCGGGTATCTCTTTACAAAGAGCTATAATTCCGTTGACCATTTTCATAACCGTACTAAGCATTGTAGCCTTCTTATTTGCCAACAATGTAATTCCTTATGCGGAATACAAGTTCATCAATTTTAGAAAAAACATTGCACAAGTAAAACCTGCATTGGCTATAACTGAAGGTCAATTTAGTGATGTTGGGATCTATAATATTAAGGTAAACAAGAAATCAGGCGATAACGGTAACTCTTTGACCGGCATAACCATTCACAAAAAATCTACAATGGGTGACGGTAGTAAAACTGTTATTAAAGCTAAAGATGGAGAATTAATCAGCAGTGAAAAATCTAGTATTTTAAAACTAGTACTCAATAACGGGAATTACTATGAAGACATTGTTCCAAAAAAATACGAGGATAGAAACAAACTTCCATTTGCTAAAAGTGCTTTCAAAAAATACACTATTAATATTGACTTATCACAACTAAATAAAGTAGAAGTTAACGAGGAACAAGTATCCAACACCAACACAATGCTGACTGTTAGTGAATTAAACTACACCTTAGATTCGTTGCATAAAAACTTAGATACAGAGATAACTTCTTTTTCAGAAAATATTAATCTCCAAACAGGAATTACCGCCATCTCCAATAGTAATAAAATAGTAGCCGACTCGCTAAAAAAGTTTAAAGCAATGCCAAAGAATATTTTGTCCTTGTTTAAAAATGAAGAAAAACTAAACATTTTAAAAACAGCAGCCAGTAATATTTTAAGTACAAGTTATAATATTGATGCTTCTAAGGCAAACTTAGAGAACAAACAAAAAATGATAAATGAACATTACCTAGCGCTTTATGACAAATTTGTAATCGCTTTTGCATGTTTTTTAATGTTTTTCATTGGAGCGCCTTTAGGAGCTATTATCCGAAAAGGAGGGCTTGGATTACCCATCGTATTTGCTGTTTTTATTTTTATTACATTTCATTTCATCAATACATTTGGAAAAAGAATATCCCAAGAAGATGGTTTATCTCCATTTTTAGGAGCCTGGATGTCTTCTTTTATACTAACTCCAGTAGCAGTATTTCTTACCTATAGAGCTACAAATGACATTGGATTAATTAATATGGATGTAATCACATCTCCAATTCAAAAATTAATAAAAAAACTGTTTCAAAAACAAATCTAA